The Acidimicrobiales bacterium DNA segment CGCTCCCCCACCCTTCCATTTCCCGACGAGCGCTTCGACCACGTCGTGTGCTGCGCGTCGGTCGACTACCTCACGTGGCCGGTCGAGGTGTTCGCCGAGGTGAACCGGGTGCTTCGCCCGGCCGGGGTGTTCGTGTGCACGTTCTCCAACCGCTGCTTTCCCACGAAGGCCATCCGCGGTTGGCTCCACAGCCCCGACGACCTGCACGTCGAGATCGTGGCCGAGTACTTCCGGCGCAGCGGGGGCTGGGCGACGTTGAACGCCCAGCAGTTCCTCGACGACGAGGCCGGCGACCCGCTGTGGGGCGTGTGGGCGACCAAGGGCGAGCCCCTGGATCAGTCGTAGTACCCGGAGTGGATGTAGACGCAGGGGACGCCTTCGGTGTGGAGCATGTCGACGTTGCGCCGGTCGTCCTCGAAGGCCAATCGGAGGTCGAACCCGTAGTCGCGCAGCTCGCCGACGCTTCGGCGCTTGAACGCCGTCGACGCCTGGTAGTCGCCGTACTCGCGCATGATGAGCAGGTCCCACCGCAGCTTGTAGTGGTCGAGCCAGCCGAGCGTCTGTGGTTGGACCGAGATGGGCCGCGCCGTGAGCAGGATGATCGTCAGCGCGTCGTCGATGACGTCGAGCAGCCGGGCGACCTCGTCGATGACGTCGTCGTCTCCGCAGGCGGCGAAGAAGGCGTCCCAGTCCCGACGCGGCGCTTCGAGGAAGTGCTGGCGCTGGGCGGCGTCGGACAGCACGCCGTCGAGGTCGAACACGACCGCCTCGCCCGGATCG contains these protein-coding regions:
- a CDS encoding methyltransferase domain-containing protein, translated to MTDPYEGFPPGFFEREDESGDEVFYEPARMVTHIDQRATAAVGEIYRELAITGQVLDLMGSWVSHFADPPTELTVLGMNELELANNPVAENRVIHDLNRSPTLPFPDERFDHVVCCASVDYLTWPVEVFAEVNRVLRPAGVFVCTFSNRCFPTKAIRGWLHSPDDLHVEIVAEYFRRSGGWATLNAQQFLDDEAGDPLWGVWATKGEPLDQS